From the genome of Streptomyces ficellus:
CCCTTCACGCGGCGGGGCTGTAACCCCTGACGCGGCGGGGCTGTTACGCCTCGCACACCCGCGAAGTCCGGCACCCCGATATGGGATGCCGGACTTCGGCGTTTCAGCGGGCGGGGGAGGACCAGCCGATGGCGGACAGGTCCGCGGCGAGATCGCTCAGGGCGAGTCCCGGATTGAGGGCGGCGACCAGGCCGTCGGTCAGCGGGCGCAGCGCGAGGACGTGCCGGACCGCGTCCAGGTCGACCGCCACCTCGTGCATGTCCGCGGCGAAGTCCCGGTACGCCTCGGGGGACCGGTCGGTGAGGTGCTCGAACAGGAACCCCGAGCCGTCCGGGTCCTCGTGCGCGGGGAACTCGATCGCGCCCGCGCGCCAGGCGTCGTCCCCGGCGGTCCGCCACAGGCACGCGGTCACGTCCGGAAACCCGACGCCGTGCGAGAAGGCCGGCTCGTCCACGTAGCGCCGGAAGACCTCCGGTACGTCGTCCACCACACCCGGCCAGACCCCGTCCTCGACGTACGGACTCATCGGCGACTCGTGGTCGAAGCCCCGGAGGTACGCGCCGGCCGGCGAGAACACCAGGGAGAACTCGTCACCCGAGCCGGTGCTCATCGACGCCAGCTCCTCGGTGGCGGACCAGCGCGTGTCGAAGGTGTAGTGCCGGTACACGGGGTCCGGACTGAGGATCGCCTCCAGCAGGGCCAGCGCCCGGCAGTGGTCGCGGAGCGCGGGTATCGACGGCAGCAGCCGTGCGGTGTCATGAACGGTCACCGGGGTATCCAAGCGCAGGCCACTGACAGCGCCCCCTGGCAGCGCCCACTGGCAACGGGCGTTGTCAGTGGGCTCTGGTAGGAATGAGGCTGTGAGCAGCGACGACGCGAAGCGGGAAGGCGGGGGCCGGGGGGCCGAGCCGCCCGAGCAGCTCGCGCTCATACGGGAAACCGTCCGCAAGGCGAGCGTGCCGCGCGCCAAGCCCAGAACCTGGCGCGGGGCCGCCCTGGCGAAAGAGCTGCCCGTCGCACGGGTCGTCGTGAACAAGGGCGTCCTCCACCTGGACCAGTTCTTCGACTACGCCGTGCCCGAGGAACTCGACGCCGCCGCCCAGCCCGGAGTGCGCGTGCGCGTGCGGTTCGGGGCGGGCGCCCACCAGGTGCGCGACGGGCGGCGCGAGGGCGGCCGGCTCATCGACGGCTTCCTCGTCGAACGGCGGGCCGACTCCGACTACTCGGGCCCGCTCGCGGCCCTCGCCGGCGTGGTCTCGCCCGAGCCGGTGCTCGACGCCGAACTGCTCGGACTCGCCCGCGCGGTCGCCGACCGGTACGCAGGATCCCTGGCCGACGTGCTGCAACTGGCGATCCCGCCGCGCAGCGCCCGCGCCGAGCGGCGCCCCTCACCGGAGCCGCTGCCACCGCCGCCCGCCCCGGAACCCGGCACCTGGAGCCGGTACGCGCGCGGCGAGGCGTTCCTCGCCGCGCTCGCCGACGGCGGCTCGCCCCGCGCCGTGTGGAACGCGCTCCCCGGGCCCCACTGGGCGGACGAGCTGGCCGGAGCCGTCGCCGCCACCCTCGCGTCGGGACGCGGCGCGCTCGTCGTCGTGCCCGACGGACGGGCGGCCGGCCGGATGGACGCGGCCCTGACCGCCGCACTGGGCGAGGGACGCCACGCGCTCCTGACCGCCGAGGCGGGCCCCGAGAAGCGGTACGCCCAGTGGCTCGCCGTGCGGCGCGGAACCGTACGCGCCGTCGTCGGGACCCGCGCGGCGATGTTCGCCCCCGTCCGGGATCTCGGCCTCGTCGCCATCTGGGACGACGGCGACTCCAGCCACAGCGAACAGCACGCCCCGCAGCCGCACGCCCGGGAGGTGCTGCTGCTGCGCGCCGCGCACGACAAGTGCGGCTTTCTGCTCGGCGGAACCAGCTGCACCGTCGAGGCGGCCCAGCTCGTCGAGACCGGCTGGGCCCGCCCCCTCGTCGCGCCCCGCGAACAGGTCCGGACCGCCGCGCCGCTCGTCCGCACCGTCGGGGACGGGGAGCTCGCGCGCGACGAGGCGGCGCGGGCCGCCCGGCTGCCGTCACTGGCCTGGCAGGCGGCCCGCGAGGGCCTCAAGACCGGACCGGTCCTCGTCCAGGTGCCCCGGCGCGGATACGTCCCCCGGCTCGCCTGCGAGCGGTGCCGGACACCCGCCCGGTGCCGGCACTGCGCCGGGCCCCTGGAGGCGCCCGGACAACGGGAGTTGCGCTGCGGCTGGTGCGGGCGCGGCGCGCCGGACTGGCACTGCGCCGAGTGCGGCTCCGTCCGGCTGCGCGCCCAGGTGGTGGGCGCCCGGCGCACGGCGGAGGAACTGGGGCGGGCGTTCCCGGCCGTCCCGGTACGGACGTCGGGGCGCGACCACGTCCTGGACACCGTGCCCGGACGCCCCGCCCTCGTGGTCAGCACCCCCGGCGCCGAACCGGTCGCAGAAGGCGGATACGCCGCCGCGCTGCTGCTGGACGGCTGGGCCATGCTCGGCCGGGCCGACCTGCGGGCCGGCGAGGAGGCGCTGCGGCGCTGGATGGACGCGGCCGCGCTGGTGCGCGGCCAGGACGAGGGCGGCACCGTCGTGATCGTCGCCGAACCGACGCTGCGGCCCGTGCAGGCCCTCGTCCGGTGGGACCCGGTCGGCCACGCCCAGCGCGAGCTGGCCGAACGCGCGGAGCTGGGCTTCCCGCCGGTCTCCCGCATGGCCGCCGTGACGGGACGCACCGAGGCGGTCGCGGCGTTCCTGACCGCCGCCGAGCTGCCCGCCGAGGCGGAGGTGCTCGGCCCGGTGCCCCTGGCGCCCCCGCCCCCGGGCGCCCCGCGCCGCCCGGGCGACCCCCCGCCGGGCGAGTTCTGGGAACGCGCCCTGCTCCGCGTCCCCCCGGGCCGGGGCGCGGCCCTCGCCGCCGCGCTGAAGGCCGCACAAGCCGCCAGGCTCGCCCGCGGCGCCCCCGACCCGGTCCGCCTCCGGGTGGACCCCCCGGACATCGGCTGAGACGGGGGTGCGGCGCCGTCTGGGGCTGGGCTCGCTGCGGGGGGCCTCCTCGCCGTTGTGGGCGATCGCCCGCAGTGCGGCTCCCGCCGCGCCGCCCCCGTAGTGGGCAGCCGATCCGCAGGGCGGCTCCATCCACCCGCTTTGGGCGATCGCCCGCCGGTCTCGTTGTGGGCAGGCGTCCCGCAGGGCGATGGGGGTGCCCCCTGCTCGAGCGGAGCCGAGAGCTTGGGGGAGGGTGGGCACAACGGGACCGGGGCGGTGCCCTGTCCCGGTTCGCCCCGGGGGCGGTGCCTGTTCCCGGTTCGCCCGGGTGCGGCTCGGTGGGCTGCCGGTGGGGGTGGGGCGTGGCCCCTCCGGGCTCGCCTCCTCGGGGCCGGCGGCCTTCGGTCACGGGTAAGGGAGCCGAACTTGCGCCGCCAGCCCCTGCGGGGGCGACCCTGCACGGCCCCGCCCCGGCCGGATGCCGACTGCGGGGCGGTGGGTGGTGGGCACGGCCCTGGCGTGGGTGCGTTGCCGCGTGCGCGCGGTGGGGGCATGGGGCGGCCGCCCGCCCGGGGGAGGAGGGGGCGGGCGGCCGGGTGGGGTCAGCCGTTGCGCGGGCCGGGGAAGGCGCTCGGGCGGACCTCGTCGCGGAGGGTCTGGGAGCCGGACGTGGGCTGCGGCGGCATCGAGCGGGCGGCCGGGACCGAGGGCACCGTCCGCGTACCGCCCGGCTCGGCGGGGAGCTCCGCCTCCGCCGGCTGCTGGGCCGTCGCCCGCCGGGCACCGTAACGCCGGTGGACCGCCTGCTTGGTGACGCCGAGCGCCGAGCCCACCGCGTCCCACGAGAAGCCCAGCGAACGGTCGAAGTCCACGGCCGCGGTCACCAGGGTCTCGACGCTGTCCCGCAGTTCCTGGGCGAGCCGCACGGTGGGGGCCGGAGCCCTGCCGTAGACGACGAAGCCCGTGGACGGGCCGGATCGCCGCGGGCGGTACACATTGCCGAGCTGGGCGGTGAGCGTGCGCAGTGCGTCCACCTGCCGGCGGACCCGCTCGATGTCCCGCACCAGCAGGTGCAGACTCGCCCGGGCTTGGGCGTCATGGGTTGCGTGGTCGGCCATGTACAAGCCTCTCGAACCGGCGTTGAAAGGGGTGGGCCGCTCGGAGGCGGGCCCGTTCGGTCAATCTGCCTTGACCAACGCGCCACCCGTCGTCGGGGTCACGCTGCGGGGGCGTATCCGCATATGCCCAGGGCGCGCAAGGCGCCGTACGCCCCCCGCCGCACCGGCGCCTAAACTGGTGCGTCGCCCGCCACCGCCACCGAACAGACAGGCAGTCAGCCACTGATGAAGCTCGTCTTCGCAGGCACCCCCGAGGTCGCCGTACCCGCCCTGGACGCCCTGATCGCCTCGGACCGGCACGAGGTGGCCGCTGTCGTCACCCGGCCCGACGCCCCCGCGGGTCGCGGCCGCCGGCTCGTCGCCAGCCCCGTCGCCCAGCGCGCCGAGGAGGCCGGGATCGAGGTCCTCAAGCCGGCGAAGCCCCGCGACGAGGACTTCCTGGCCCGGCTGCGCGAGATCGCCCCGGACTGCTGCCCGGTCGTCGCCTACGGCGCCCTGCTGCCGAGGGTCGCGCTCGACGTGCCCGCGCACGGCTGGGTGAACCTGCACTTCTCCCTGCTGCCCGCCTGGCGCGGTGCCGCGCCCGTCCAGCACGCCGTCATGGCCGGGGACGAGGTGACCGGCGCGTCCACCTTCCTCATCGAGGAGGGCCTGGACTCCGGTCCCGTGTACGGCGTGATCACCGAGGAGGTGCGGCCCACGGACACCAGCGGCGACCTGCTCACCCGGCTCGCGTTCGCGGGTGCCGGACTGCTCGCCGCCACGATGGACGGCATCGAGGACGGCACGCTCAAGGCGGTCCCGCAGCCCGCGGAGGGCATCACCCTCGCCCCCAAGATCACCGTCGAGGACGCGCACATCGACTGGTCCGCCCCGGCGCTGCGCGTCGACCGCGTCGTCCGCGGCTGCACGCCCGCCCCGGGCGCCTGGACCGTCTTCCGCGGCGAGCGGCTGAAGGTCGTCCAGGCCGCCCCGGCACCGGACCGCACCGACCTGGCCCCCGGCGAGCTGTCGGCGGGCAAGAACAACGTCCACGTGGGCACCGGCTCCCACGCGGTCGAACTGCTCTGGGTCCGGCCGCAGGGCAAGAAGCCCATGCGCGCCGCCGACTGGGCCCGCGGGGTGCGGATCGCACCGGGGGAGCAGGCCGGTGCCGGACCGTCGTAGGCTGAAAGGGTTCGAGCCACACGAAACGCGGAGCACCTTTTGAGCGAGCAGTCCCGTCGCCGTCCCCCCAAGCCGTACCGCCGCCCCAAGAAGGACCCGGTGCGGATCCTGGCGTTCGAGGCGCTGCGCGCCGTCGACGAGCGGGACGCGTACGCCAACCTCGTGCTGCCGCCGCTGCTGAAGAAGGCGCGGGAGAAGGAGGGGTTCGACGGCCGGGACGCGGCGCTCGCGACGGAGCTGGTGTACGGCACGCTGCGCCGGCAGGGCACGTACGACGCGGTCATCGCGGCGTGCATCGACCGGC
Proteins encoded in this window:
- a CDS encoding primosomal protein N' gives rise to the protein MSSDDAKREGGGRGAEPPEQLALIRETVRKASVPRAKPRTWRGAALAKELPVARVVVNKGVLHLDQFFDYAVPEELDAAAQPGVRVRVRFGAGAHQVRDGRREGGRLIDGFLVERRADSDYSGPLAALAGVVSPEPVLDAELLGLARAVADRYAGSLADVLQLAIPPRSARAERRPSPEPLPPPPAPEPGTWSRYARGEAFLAALADGGSPRAVWNALPGPHWADELAGAVAATLASGRGALVVVPDGRAAGRMDAALTAALGEGRHALLTAEAGPEKRYAQWLAVRRGTVRAVVGTRAAMFAPVRDLGLVAIWDDGDSSHSEQHAPQPHAREVLLLRAAHDKCGFLLGGTSCTVEAAQLVETGWARPLVAPREQVRTAAPLVRTVGDGELARDEAARAARLPSLAWQAAREGLKTGPVLVQVPRRGYVPRLACERCRTPARCRHCAGPLEAPGQRELRCGWCGRGAPDWHCAECGSVRLRAQVVGARRTAEELGRAFPAVPVRTSGRDHVLDTVPGRPALVVSTPGAEPVAEGGYAAALLLDGWAMLGRADLRAGEEALRRWMDAAALVRGQDEGGTVVIVAEPTLRPVQALVRWDPVGHAQRELAERAELGFPPVSRMAAVTGRTEAVAAFLTAAELPAEAEVLGPVPLAPPPPGAPRRPGDPPPGEFWERALLRVPPGRGAALAAALKAAQAARLARGAPDPVRLRVDPPDIG
- the fmt gene encoding methionyl-tRNA formyltransferase; protein product: MKLVFAGTPEVAVPALDALIASDRHEVAAVVTRPDAPAGRGRRLVASPVAQRAEEAGIEVLKPAKPRDEDFLARLREIAPDCCPVVAYGALLPRVALDVPAHGWVNLHFSLLPAWRGAAPVQHAVMAGDEVTGASTFLIEEGLDSGPVYGVITEEVRPTDTSGDLLTRLAFAGAGLLAATMDGIEDGTLKAVPQPAEGITLAPKITVEDAHIDWSAPALRVDRVVRGCTPAPGAWTVFRGERLKVVQAAPAPDRTDLAPGELSAGKNNVHVGTGSHAVELLWVRPQGKKPMRAADWARGVRIAPGEQAGAGPS